AAGCCAGCTCGAGGGCGAAAATCTATCTTGCGACCTAACGGATCGCTTGGTCCTTGGCATCGAAGCGATGCATATGTGCCTTGTCCGGCGTCGCATAAACAATCTCGTCCGGCTCGTACTTGTGTTCGCCAAACAGGCGCGCCGTCAGCAGGCCACATTGATCCGACTCCAGATAGACGATCGTATCGGCGCCGAGATGCTCGACATGCACGATTTTGGCCTTCCAGGTCCCCTGCTCGCGTGAAAGCGTCAGATGCTCGGGACGAACGCCGATCGTCCTTGCCTCCTTGTCGCCGAGCTTCTCTGCCGGGATCAAGTTCATCATCGGCGAGCCGATAAAGCCAGCGACGAAGACGTTTGCCGGACGATTGTAGAGTTCCATCGGCGAACCGACCTGCTCGATTGCACCGGCGTTCAGCACGACGATCTTGTCGGCCAGCGTCATCGCCTCGACCTGGTCGTGGGTGACGTAGATCATCGTCGCCTTCAGGCTGCGATGCAGGCGGGCGATCTCCAGGCGCGTCTGGACGCGCAGTGCCGCATCGAGGTTGGAAAGCGGCTCGTCGAAGAGGAAAAGTTCCGGTTCGCGCACGATGGCGCGGCCAATCGCGACGCGCTGACGCTGGCCGCCGGAGAGCTCGGCGGGCCGGCGCGCGAGATAGGGCTCAAGCGACAGCATCGACGATGCCTTGCCGACGCGCGTGTCGATCTCGTCCTTCGGCATTCCGGCCTGCTTCAGGCCGAGCCCCATGTTGTCCTTCACCGTCAAGTGGGGATAAAGCGCGTAGGATTGGAAGACCATGGCGATACCGCGCTTGGCGGGCGGCTTCAGCGTCTCGTCCTTTCCGTTGATGAGGACGGCGCCGGACGTCACGTCTTCGAGGCCGGCGATGCTGCGCAGCAGCGTCGATTTTCCGCAACCGGACGGTCCGACGAAAATAACGAATTCGCCGTCCCTGACCTCAAGGTCGATGCCCTTCAGCACCTCATGCGTGCCATAGGTCTTGCGTATGGATTTGAGTTGAAGCGATCCCACTAGTCGTTCCCTTGCAGTTTGACCGGTTTGCCAGTGCGCACGCTCTCATCGGCGGCGAGGCAGATTCGTAGCGATGCAACGGCATCGGCCATGTGGCGATTGAGGTCGAGATCCTCGCGAATGGCCTTGAGCATGAAGGACTGCTCGCGCTCGCAGAGCTCCTGATGGCCGGGTTCTCCCGCCATCGTCATGTCCTGATCCGGCCTGACGAACTTGCCCTCCGGCCCCGTCTCGGCACTGTGCAGCCGGATGACGGAGGTTTTGGTGTGCGTGTCGATGTCGTCGGATTTCGCGTTCGGGTCCATGACGATCGAGACCGCCCCGTTCGGCGACATGACATCTTTCACGAAGAAGGCCGTCTCCGAGATCATCGGCCCCCAGCCGGCCTCGTACCATCCAACGGAACCGTCCTCGAAGATCACCTGCAGGTGGCCGTAATTGTACATGTCCGGCGCGATCTCGCCGGAAAGTCGCAGCCCCATGCCGCGCACCTCGACGGGCTTGGCATCGGTGATCTGGCACATGACGTCGACGTAATGCACGCCGCAATCCACGATCGGCGATGTCGTCTGCATCAGTGACTTGTGCGTCTGCCAGGTCGGGCCACTGGATTGCTGATTGAGGTTCATGCGAAACACATAAGGCGGCCCAAGTTTCCGCGCTTCCTCTATCAGCTTCATCCAGGACGGATGATGGCGAAGGATGTAGCCGATCACCAGTTTCCGCCCGGCCTTCTTCGCAGCCGCCACGACGCGCTCGGCGTCGGCAACGGTCGTTGCAAGCGGCTTTTCCACGAAGACATCACAACCGGCCTCGAATGCGGCGACCGCATAATCGGCATGGCTGTCGGAATAGGTGCAGATGGAGCAGAGATCGGGCTTCAGTTCGGTCAGCGCCGTCTCGAAGTCGGGATAGATCCTGTAGCCCAGCAGCTCCGGCGCAAGCTCCGGCTTCGAGCGGT
Above is a window of Rhizobium etli 8C-3 DNA encoding:
- a CDS encoding ABC transporter ATP-binding protein → MGSLQLKSIRKTYGTHEVLKGIDLEVRDGEFVIFVGPSGCGKSTLLRSIAGLEDVTSGAVLINGKDETLKPPAKRGIAMVFQSYALYPHLTVKDNMGLGLKQAGMPKDEIDTRVGKASSMLSLEPYLARRPAELSGGQRQRVAIGRAIVREPELFLFDEPLSNLDAALRVQTRLEIARLHRSLKATMIYVTHDQVEAMTLADKIVVLNAGAIEQVGSPMELYNRPANVFVAGFIGSPMMNLIPAEKLGDKEARTIGVRPEHLTLSREQGTWKAKIVHVEHLGADTIVYLESDQCGLLTARLFGEHKYEPDEIVYATPDKAHMHRFDAKDQAIR
- a CDS encoding Gfo/Idh/MocA family protein, whose amino-acid sequence is MTISQKPVRVLVAGLGNMGRSHALAYHNNPDFEIVGLVNRSKPELAPELLGYRIYPDFETALTELKPDLCSICTYSDSHADYAVAAFEAGCDVFVEKPLATTVADAERVVAAAKKAGRKLVIGYILRHHPSWMKLIEEARKLGPPYVFRMNLNQQSSGPTWQTHKSLMQTTSPIVDCGVHYVDVMCQITDAKPVEVRGMGLRLSGEIAPDMYNYGHLQVIFEDGSVGWYEAGWGPMISETAFFVKDVMSPNGAVSIVMDPNAKSDDIDTHTKTSVIRLHSAETGPEGKFVRPDQDMTMAGEPGHQELCEREQSFMLKAIREDLDLNRHMADAVASLRICLAADESVRTGKPVKLQGND